In Ornithinibacter aureus, the genomic stretch CGAAGGCGGCGGCCTCGGCAGGGTCCGGGTCGCTGAACCGGTCGGCGAGGTGCTCGGGCTCCAGGCGCACCGCCTCCAACCCGTCGGTGCGGGCGACCCACCGTTCGACGATGGTGCGGTCGTAGGCGTACCCGGCGTTGAGCACCGCGATGTCCTCGGCGCGCGCGATGGCGGCCACCTGCTGGAAGTCCTCGACCCCGTCGACGTAGGTGATGACGCGGTCGATCGCCGTGAACTGCGCCAGCGTCATCTGGCCGACCGTGGTCTCCCACGGCAGCAGCTCGGCGACGACCTCCAGCATCTCGTCATCGGTCGTCGCCGCGGCCTTGACCGCCAGGTGGTGCACCGCGAAGAACTCCTGCGCGCGGGCGCGGTCGGTGCGGGCCATCCGCAGCAGCCAACGCTTGAGCTGGTCGCCGAGGCGGGCGCGGGTCTGCGCCAGCACGTCGTCGTCCGCCAGCGCCTCGCGCGAGGCGGTCAGGGCGAGCCGCTCGGTGTCGAGCACGGCCCGCACGAAGAACGCCCAGTCCGGAAGCACGTCCGGCACCGACTCGCCGACGAGCATGCGCTTGGCGTAGAGCCGGTGCCCACCGCGCGTGCCGGTGGGGTGCGGCAGCACGAAGGCCTGTCCGCGAACCCCCGAGACGGGGTCGGAGAGGTCCACGACGTCCAGGGGCCGTGCCCCGACCACCGACTCGCCGAGCGACAGCGCGGCATCCCGACCGCCACCCTCCCAGGGGAAGCGCCGCCCGGCCGCGGACACCGGCCCGGCCGCGGTCTCGACGACGAGGTCCAGGGGAAGGTAGGAGGCGTACGAGGCCGCCAGGCGTTCGACCACGTCGGAGCCGAGCAGGTCCGCTGCGCTTCCTCGGGGCCGCAGGGCGACGTCGGTGCCGGGTTCGGTGCGCGGCTGCGGCGCGGGGGCCACCGAGTACGTGCCGTCGTCGCGGCCCACCCACAGCCAGGTCTCGTCGGTGCCGACCCGCCGCGTCGTCACCCGGATCTCGTCGGTGACGAGGAAGCACGACAACAGCCCGATGCCGAACTGACCGAGGAAGCTCTCGCGCGCCAACCCCAGCGCGTCGCGCTTGGTGGAGGCGCCGATGGTCGCGAGCACCGCCCGGATGCCGTCCCCGTCGAGTCCGATGCCGGAGTCCTCGACGTGCAGGCAGCCGTCCGGGGAGAGGTCCGCGGGCACGATGCGCACCCGCCGCGGAGCGTGCGGATCGTCCTCGGCACGGGCGGTGACGGCATCCAGCGAGTTCTGGAGCAGCTCACGAAGGTAGACCCGGGGCCCGGAGTACAGGTGGTGCGACAACAGGTCGACCACGCCGCGCAGGTCGACGTGGAATGGTGAGTCAGTCGCCCCCGTCACGGGACGATCTAAGCAGACCGAGCGCGAGGAGGTGGGTGGTGTGAACGGGGCGGACCGGGTGTCAGAGGCCGGGGCCGAGTTCGTCGCGTTCGCCCAGTCGCGCCAACCCGACCTCCTTCGGGCGGCCTACCTCGTGTGCGGTGACGTCGGGATCGCGCAGGAGGTGCTGCGGCACGTCTTCGTGACGCTCGCTCGACAGTGGGGCCGGGTCGAGGAGGAACGGCCGGATGCCGTGGTGCGCCATTTGCTCCACCGCGACGCCGTCGCGTCGTGCCGGCGTCGCGAGGCGCCGTCCCAGCGGTACGTGCCTGTCGACGACGATGACAGTGACAGGGACACGGACTGGGACATGGACGAGGACGCGGACCAGCGCCGTCGCGCCGAGGTGATGGCAGCCTTGGACTTGCTCCCTCCCGCTCAGCGGTCCGTCGTCGTCGCCTGCCACCTCGAGGACCACGGTGAGGACGGTGCCGCCCCCATGCTCGGCCGGCCGCTGCGGGTGGTGCGCCGCGAGCACGAGTCCGCCCTCGCGCTGCTCGGGTGGACACCCGACGACGCCGGCGCGAACCTCGAGCTCGCCAGTGAGGACCTGCCAGAGACCGACCTCGTCGGTGACGCCTGGGCGCAGGCCGGCCGACAGCGGCGGGCGATGGTGCGGCGCACCGTGCTCGGCGCAGGGGTGGCCCTCGTCGGCGGCGCCGTGGCCGCGGTGGCGCTGCGCGAGCCCGAGGCGCCACCGGGGCCGCGCCCGGCGCCGACGCCATCGCCGTCCGCGGCCGTCGCCGACGGTCGGCTGCCGCTGCTCACGGTCCAGGGCGTGCGCGTCTACCTCGCACCTGACCCTCGCTCCGAGGCCAACCTGCCCGAGTACCCCCTGCGCGAGGAGCTCGCGTTCCCGCAGGTCCTGGGCGCCGGCCCGGTCGGGGAGCGAGCGGTTCTGGGCGAGCAGGGACTGACCGGGGTGTCGACCGGTGTGCGGGGCGTGTTCATGGTGGCCACCTCGGAAGATCGCTCGTCGCCGGTGCTGTACGCCCCCAACGCGCCGACGCCGTACGTCCTCGTGCCGTCGGTGCGGATGCCGTTGGCGTCGCTGCGCTCCGGACCGCTCGGCCCACGCTCCATCGACGATGACCGGCACCGGGTGGTGTTCCACCGGCCGGCCGCGGTGGTCATCCTCGATGCCAGGGACGGCTCCGTCATCGAGGTGCCGGTGCCCGATCCGACCATCGCCGCGGCCGGCTGGGCGCGTGACGGCCGTACCGTCGTGGCCCGTGGGCGCGACACCGGATGGCTCATCGACCCCGAGAGCTATGGCGTCCGGCGTGCCGAGAACGCCGTGAGCCCCGACTGGTCGGACCTGGTGGACTCCGGTGGCGCCACCGTGTTGCGCACCTTCTCCGGCGAGGGGGAGCTGACCGGCACCAAGGACCTGCGCGGCCCACCGATCGTGCCGCACAGCACGTCGGTCTCCACCACCGAGGGCTGGGTCAGCACGGGCGCCTGGCTCCCGGAGACCTACCAGCGCGAGGTCCAGCGGTCGCAGGGGCTGATGGCGGCCCAGGGTGACCTGCCCCCCATCCCGCGGGTGCTGGCCGCGACCGAGGGCCCGCTCGTGCCGGCCCAGTGCTACCGAGCGCTCGGGTGGGGCCCCTCCGCCGTGGTGTTCCTCGAAGCCCGATCGCAGCGACCGGGCTTCCAGGGCGCGGTGCGCCGGGTGCTCGCCTGGGACGTGACCCGGGCCCGGCTGTGGCGGGTGGCCGACATCGCACCCGCCAGCCTGATGGACGGCGACTTCACGGGGTTCTTCGCGATCTGAGCTTCGTCAGTGCGTCAGTGCGTCAGTGCGTCAGGCCGTCAAGCCGTCGGGCCGGTCGCGATCGGGCGGCTCGGGTCCTCGATCCACTCGCTCCACGAGCCGACGTAGGGGATCGCGTCGATCCCGGCCGTGTGCAGCGCCAGCGCCAGCTGGGCCGCGGTGACGCCTGAACCGCACGTCGTGCCGACCGGGGTGTCGCGGTGCACCCCCGCCGCTGCCGCCGCACGGCGGATCTCCTCCGCCGTGCGGAACGTGCCGTCGGTGTTCTGCAGCTCGCCGACGGGCAGGTTCGTCGAGCCGGGGATGCGCCCGGCGACGCGGTCGATCGGCTCGCTCTCGCCGCGGAACCGCTCCGGGGTGCGGGCGTCGAGCAGCACGCCGGCGCGGGCCATGTCCGCGGCGCCGACGGCATCGAGCACGGGCACCGAGCCCGCGCGCACGGTGAGGTCACCACGCGACGGTGACGGCACGGCATCCGAGACGGGCAACCCGGCCTGCTGCCACGCCGCCAGCCCGCCGTCGAGCACCCTCACCCGCGGGTGGCCCGCCCAGCGCAGCACCCACCAGGCGCGGCCCGCCGACAGGGACGTGCCCTGGTCGTAGACGACCACCTCGTCGTCGTCGTCGATCCCGCAGGCGCGCAGTGCGTCCTCGAGGACCCGCGGGTCGGGCAGCGGATGCCGCCCGCCCGCCCCCGGCGGGCCGGCGAGGGCCGTGTCGAGGTCGAGGTGGGGTGCGCCGGGAAGGTGCGCCGCGGCATGCAGCTCGCGGCCCGGCGTCCCTCGCAGGTTGTACTGCACGTCGAGGACCTTCCCGGCCCCTCGGGACAGGTCGTCGGCCAGGTCAGCGGCGGTCACCAGGGCGCTCATCACGCCATCAAAGCACCGATCGGATGCCGGGCTGGGGGAGGATGGTCGGGTGGCTGGTCAGGTGCGTGTCGTCCTCGTCCACGGTTCGCAGCTGAGCGCGGCGCAGTGGACCCGCTACGCCACCCTGCTCGGGCCCGATGTCGACCTCGCCGTGCCCGACCTGCCGGCACACGGCACGCGTCGGGACGAGGCGTTCACCTGGGAACGCGCGCTCGAGGTGGTGGGGGAGGCCGTCGACGGGGGTGTCCCCGGCGTGCCCGTCGTGCTCGTGGGGCACAGCCTCGGGGGGTACCTGGCGATGGCGTACGCCGCAGCCCACCCGCAGCGCCTGTCCGGACTCGGGCTCCTCGGGTCCTCTGCCGTGCCGGCCGGTCCGGGGGCCGCGCTGTACCGGAGCATCGCCTCGGCGGAACAGCGCCTCGGGGTCGACCGGATGTCGCGGGCGCTGGACCGGCAGTTCGCCGCGATGCTGCCCGAGGAACTGGCGGCCGTCATCAAGGAGGCCGGCTACGGCTTCGACGGCATCCCGGCGGCATGGGCCGGTGTGATGGGCAACTGCCGGCCGGCGATGCTCGGCGAGGTGACCTGCCCGGTGCTGCTCGTCAACGGGCAGCTCGACCAGCTTCGCGTCGACGCCCGGCGCTATGCGCGGGCCGCGGTCAACGCCAGGTGGGTGCGCGTGGTCACCGTGCCCCACGGGCTGCACGTCTTCCCGCTGACCCACCCGCACGAGACGGCGGCAGCTCTGTGGGAGCTGGTCAGCGGGGCGCGCGAATCGTGACGGCACCGCCGACCGCCGGGACGTGTGCGACGGCATCCGAGACGGCCCGCAGGTCGTCGGCGAAGCGGTGACCGGGATCGGTGGTCCAGGCCAGGCGTGAGGTCGGCCAGCCGGAGGGGTGCAGCGTCCCGTAGTGGATCGGCAGCACGTGACGTGCGCCGCTGCGCACGGCCGCCTCGGCCGCCTCTTGCGGACCCATGTGACCGGGGGAGAGCCGAGGCCCCCAGCCTCCGACGGGGAGCAGAGCCAGGTCGATCGGTGCGCCGGCGAGCTGGGGCAGCAGGTGCATGTCGGGGTGCAGCGAGGTGTCACCGGCGAACCACACGACCACCCCGCCGCCGCGCACGAGCATCCCGGTGGCACCGTTGGGCCGGTGCGGCATGGGGCGGGCCTCGTGGTCGGCCCTGACGAGGAGCACCTCGACCCCGGGGGCGATGGAGTGCCAGTCATCGCTGGCGCCATCCCCGACCCCGAGCCGGTGTTTGTCGAGCCAGGCCACGTTGCTCGGCTCGGTGACCACCGGGACGTCGCCGAGGCGCCGCAGGGAGGGCAGGTCGGCGTGGTCGTGGTGCAGGTGGCTGAGCAGCACGGCGTCGACGGCGTCGACGTGGCGGTGCACGGGCAGGTCGTGTCGGCGCCGCAGCGGTCCGAGCCGCGGCCGCAGGAGCGGATCGGTGAGCAGGCGGATCCCGCCGATGTCGAGCAGAACGCTCGCGTGCCCGAGCCAGGTGGCGCGTACTCCGTCGGCTGGGCTCACCGGAGTCACTCTAGAGGGCGCTGGGTCACCCCCCAGCGGGAGCCTCGTCGGTGACGGTAGGTACGGGGCAGTGCTTACTCACGGTCTTCAGCCAGACCCGCAACCGACCTCCAGACGACAGGTGGTGCGCGCCGCCGCGTGGTCGGCCCCCGTCGTGGCCAGCGTCGCCCTCGCGCCGCACGCCGCGGCATCCGGTGGCACGATCGTGTCGCAGTTCTACGACGTGAGCCCGTCGGCGTACAACAGCGCCGGGCGGCCGACGGCTCTCGTGGGCAGCATGTCGTTCGGCAACACGGGGACGCCGAACGTCACCATCAGCACGATCACGGTGACGGTCACGTTGCCTGCGTCGCGGGTGTCAGGTGCCTCGCCCACCAACGTCACCGGCGCCGGGTGGGCCTACACCTCCACGTCCAGCGGTGGGGGCACGCGACTGTTCGTCTTCACGTGGACCGGGTCCTTGCCCGCGTACGGCTCCACGAGCCAGCTGAACTTCACCGTGGCGCTCAACAACACCTCGCCGGGCACGGTCAGTTCAACGGCGACGGCATCGGCATCCGGTGGAAACTCGGTGTCGACCACGGTGACCTGGTCGATCTGACCGGCATTTTGGGTGGTCCGGGCACCCTCGGTCACACTGGGATCACCATGTCTGCCACCACCGCCGTCCTGCCGCCGTTGCACATCGGGCGGCACGTCATCGAGTCGCCGGTGGTGCTCGCACCGATGGCGGGCATCACCAACCGGGCCTTCCGGCGCCTGTGCCGCGAATCCGGCAGCGTGGGTCTGGCGGCCGGGGGCGTGTCGGGTGCCACCAGCCTGTACGTCAGCGAGATGGTCACCTCCCGTGCGCTCGTCGAGCGCAGCACGGAGTCGATGCGGCTGATCTCCCACGACCCGCAGGAGCACCCGCGCTCGGTGCAGCTCTACTCCGTCGACCCGGTGACCGCGGGGCTGGCTGCCCGGATGCTCGTCAGCGAGGACCGGGCCGATCACATCGACCTCAACTTCGGGTGCCCGGTGCCCAAGGTGACCCGCAAGGGTGGCGGGGCGGCCCTGCCGTGGAAGACCGGGCTGTTCCGGTCGATCGTCGCGGCCGTCGTGCGCGAGGCGTCCCCGTACTCGGTGCCCGTCACCGTGAAGATGAGGGTCGGGATCGACGCCGAGCACATCACCTACCTCGACGCCGGGCGGATCGCCGAGGCCGAGGGGGTGGCGGCGGTCGCCCTCCACGGGCGGACGGCATCCCAGGCGTACTCGGGGCAGGCCGACTGGTCGGCGATCGCCCGCCTCAAGGAGGC encodes the following:
- a CDS encoding HSP90 family protein, whose protein sequence is MTGATDSPFHVDLRGVVDLLSHHLYSGPRVYLRELLQNSLDAVTARAEDDPHAPRRVRIVPADLSPDGCLHVEDSGIGLDGDGIRAVLATIGASTKRDALGLARESFLGQFGIGLLSCFLVTDEIRVTTRRVGTDETWLWVGRDDGTYSVAPAPQPRTEPGTDVALRPRGSAADLLGSDVVERLAASYASYLPLDLVVETAAGPVSAAGRRFPWEGGGRDAALSLGESVVGARPLDVVDLSDPVSGVRGQAFVLPHPTGTRGGHRLYAKRMLVGESVPDVLPDWAFFVRAVLDTERLALTASREALADDDVLAQTRARLGDQLKRWLLRMARTDRARAQEFFAVHHLAVKAAATTDDEMLEVVAELLPWETTVGQMTLAQFTAIDRVITYVDGVEDFQQVAAIARAEDIAVLNAGYAYDRTIVERWVARTDGLEAVRLEPEHLADRFSDPDPAEAAAFAPLLDVARQVLGRSEVTPVVRSFRPATMHAVLLVGRDAHRERDRRDVAAAVEDPWSAALAEIAVPDAVARFVLNAEHQAVRRLADCGDAELQRVALEALYAHALLAGRHPLTPFDSALVARALPALIDRAVDGGPA
- a CDS encoding sulfurtransferase gives rise to the protein MSALVTAADLADDLSRGAGKVLDVQYNLRGTPGRELHAAAHLPGAPHLDLDTALAGPPGAGGRHPLPDPRVLEDALRACGIDDDDEVVVYDQGTSLSAGRAWWVLRWAGHPRVRVLDGGLAAWQQAGLPVSDAVPSPSRGDLTVRAGSVPVLDAVGAADMARAGVLLDARTPERFRGESEPIDRVAGRIPGSTNLPVGELQNTDGTFRTAEEIRRAAAAAGVHRDTPVGTTCGSGVTAAQLALALHTAGIDAIPYVGSWSEWIEDPSRPIATGPTA
- a CDS encoding alpha/beta fold hydrolase, yielding MAGQVRVVLVHGSQLSAAQWTRYATLLGPDVDLAVPDLPAHGTRRDEAFTWERALEVVGEAVDGGVPGVPVVLVGHSLGGYLAMAYAAAHPQRLSGLGLLGSSAVPAGPGAALYRSIASAEQRLGVDRMSRALDRQFAAMLPEELAAVIKEAGYGFDGIPAAWAGVMGNCRPAMLGEVTCPVLLVNGQLDQLRVDARRYARAAVNARWVRVVTVPHGLHVFPLTHPHETAAALWELVSGARES
- a CDS encoding MBL fold metallo-hydrolase, whose product is MSPADGVRATWLGHASVLLDIGGIRLLTDPLLRPRLGPLRRRHDLPVHRHVDAVDAVLLSHLHHDHADLPSLRRLGDVPVVTEPSNVAWLDKHRLGVGDGASDDWHSIAPGVEVLLVRADHEARPMPHRPNGATGMLVRGGGVVVWFAGDTSLHPDMHLLPQLAGAPIDLALLPVGGWGPRLSPGHMGPQEAAEAAVRSGARHVLPIHYGTLHPSGWPTSRLAWTTDPGHRFADDLRAVSDAVAHVPAVGGAVTIRAPR
- the dusB gene encoding tRNA dihydrouridine synthase DusB, with the protein product MSATTAVLPPLHIGRHVIESPVVLAPMAGITNRAFRRLCRESGSVGLAAGGVSGATSLYVSEMVTSRALVERSTESMRLISHDPQEHPRSVQLYSVDPVTAGLAARMLVSEDRADHIDLNFGCPVPKVTRKGGGAALPWKTGLFRSIVAAVVREASPYSVPVTVKMRVGIDAEHITYLDAGRIAEAEGVAAVALHGRTASQAYSGQADWSAIARLKEAVTSIPVLGNGDIWSAEDALEMVRQTGCDGVVVGRGCLGRPWLFADLAAAFAGSQVRVRPGLREVTATLRRHTEYLVDFYDGDEQRACRDIRKHIAWYLKGFPAGSTVRHQLALVDSLQALDDLIGTMDLDSPWPGEAAEGQRGRAGSPRVVALPENWLRSRELDEAQAAQVAQAELSVSGG